One Streptomyces fagopyri DNA window includes the following coding sequences:
- a CDS encoding DUF2752 domain-containing protein: protein MADSVAARGVALRHPAAAPLAVLAAGAAGAGYLYVTDPHQPGHVLPRCPFHLVTGLLCPACGGTRMVYDLMHGHLAGAWLDNRALLLASPFALALLARWAAEGLRGRRWRPELRPRTQALILLVAVAWTVARNLV from the coding sequence GTGGCTGATTCCGTCGCGGCGCGCGGTGTCGCGCTGCGGCACCCGGCGGCGGCACCCCTCGCGGTGCTCGCCGCCGGGGCGGCCGGGGCGGGCTATCTGTACGTCACCGATCCGCACCAGCCCGGCCATGTCCTGCCCAGGTGCCCGTTCCACCTGGTCACCGGACTGCTCTGCCCGGCCTGCGGGGGGACCCGCATGGTGTACGACCTGATGCACGGTCACCTCGCCGGGGCCTGGCTGGACAACAGGGCGCTGTTGCTCGCCTCGCCGTTCGCCCTCGCGCTGCTCGCGCGCTGGGCCGCGGAGGGACTGCGTGGGCGCCGCTGGAGGCCCGAACTGAGGCCGCGCACGCAGGCGTTGATACTGCTCGTGGCGGTGGCGTGGACGGTGGCCCGCAACCTCGTCTAG
- a CDS encoding MMPL family transporter: MARWCYRHRLVVLLLWVGALLGLGTAASTAGTDYANVFSLPDTDSKRAYDLMEKAFPDRAGDTDTVVWKVDAGTVRDQAVRSRIQPVLDRIGGMKGVGGVTSPYSGAQGAAQISEDGRIAYAQVTFAEQANAVPKELVQNVVDTAQGAERAGLRVALGGQAIQRVQEPPTGLAEMIGILAAAVVLFLAFGSLFAMLLPIGIAIFGVGTGLFSTQLISHVTDVPDLAPLLATLIGLGVGIDYALFIVTRHRRGILRGLDPEESAATALNTSGRAVLFAGGTVCIALAGMLVTNLRFLDGVVIGTSLTVVFSVVAAVTLLPALLGFLGPRVLSRRQRRKLAAEGGREPESASGPAARWSAGVQKRPRTIAVIAVAVMAVLALPVLSLRLGATDQGNDDASTTTRKAYDLLAEGFGPGFNGPLQVVSSGGDTDALVRGIRATDGVARVAALPPAGGVTVIQVVPTTSPQSEKTDQLIDALRDKAIPDSGVQAHVGGVTAISKDFSTVTGDRLPLFVATIIGLGFLLLMVAFRSLVVPLTAAVMNLIAAAASFGVLVAIFQWGWGLDLLGLGKQGPINAFLPVIMLSLLFGLSMDYQVFLVSRMHEEWVHTRDNARAVRVGLAETSRVINSAALIMVCVFLAFVLSGDSGAAMAGVGLAAAVALDAFILRTALVPAAMHLLGNSNWWLPAGLDKRLPHLAVEPAEEPEPVPVPAQGGATAVHGFVRDAAGEPLDGAVVTLLSKGGRQLDRVTSLADGSYIVSVPAPGTYLLAATAPSYTARAGHVLVGGEPLVHDVELTEDEVDAVN; this comes from the coding sequence TTGGCACGGTGGTGCTATCGGCACCGGCTGGTGGTCCTGTTGTTGTGGGTGGGGGCGCTGCTCGGACTGGGGACCGCGGCGTCCACCGCGGGCACGGACTACGCGAACGTGTTCTCCCTGCCCGACACGGACTCCAAGCGCGCGTACGACCTGATGGAGAAGGCCTTCCCGGACCGCGCGGGCGACACCGACACGGTGGTGTGGAAGGTCGACGCGGGTACGGTCCGGGACCAGGCCGTACGCTCCCGGATCCAGCCGGTGCTCGACAGGATCGGCGGGATGAAGGGGGTGGGCGGCGTCACCAGCCCGTACTCGGGCGCGCAGGGCGCGGCGCAGATCAGCGAGGACGGGCGGATCGCCTACGCCCAGGTCACCTTCGCCGAGCAGGCCAACGCCGTCCCCAAGGAACTGGTGCAGAACGTCGTCGACACGGCGCAGGGCGCCGAACGCGCCGGTCTGCGGGTGGCCCTGGGCGGCCAGGCGATCCAGCGGGTCCAGGAACCGCCCACCGGGCTCGCCGAGATGATCGGCATCCTCGCCGCGGCCGTCGTCCTCTTCCTCGCCTTCGGCTCGCTCTTCGCGATGCTGCTCCCGATCGGCATCGCGATCTTCGGCGTGGGCACCGGGCTCTTCTCCACGCAGCTGATCAGTCATGTCACGGACGTGCCCGATCTGGCTCCGCTGCTCGCCACCCTGATCGGACTCGGCGTCGGCATCGACTACGCGCTGTTCATCGTCACCCGGCACCGGCGCGGCATCCTGCGCGGTCTGGATCCCGAGGAGTCGGCGGCCACGGCGCTCAACACCTCGGGACGGGCGGTGCTGTTCGCGGGCGGCACGGTGTGCATCGCGCTCGCCGGGATGCTGGTGACCAACCTGCGTTTCCTGGACGGCGTGGTCATCGGCACCTCGCTGACGGTCGTCTTCAGCGTGGTCGCGGCGGTCACGCTGCTGCCGGCGCTGCTCGGCTTCCTCGGTCCGCGGGTGCTCAGCCGCCGCCAGCGGCGCAAGCTGGCCGCCGAGGGAGGGCGTGAGCCGGAGTCCGCGAGCGGTCCGGCCGCGCGCTGGTCGGCGGGCGTGCAGAAGCGTCCGCGCACGATCGCGGTGATCGCCGTGGCCGTCATGGCCGTACTCGCGCTGCCCGTGCTGTCACTGCGGCTCGGTGCCACCGACCAGGGCAACGACGACGCGAGCACGACGACGAGGAAGGCGTACGACCTGCTCGCGGAGGGCTTCGGGCCCGGCTTCAACGGTCCGTTGCAAGTGGTGTCGTCCGGCGGCGACACGGACGCGCTCGTGCGGGGCATCCGCGCGACCGACGGTGTCGCCCGGGTCGCCGCGCTCCCGCCCGCCGGGGGCGTCACGGTGATCCAGGTCGTGCCGACCACCTCGCCGCAGTCCGAGAAGACCGACCAGCTCATCGACGCCCTGCGCGACAAGGCGATCCCGGACTCCGGCGTCCAGGCCCACGTGGGCGGTGTGACGGCGATCTCCAAGGACTTCTCGACCGTGACCGGTGACCGCCTCCCGCTCTTCGTCGCCACCATCATCGGCCTCGGCTTCCTGCTCCTGATGGTCGCCTTCCGCTCCCTGGTGGTGCCGCTCACGGCCGCCGTGATGAACCTGATCGCGGCCGCCGCGTCCTTCGGTGTGCTCGTCGCGATCTTCCAGTGGGGCTGGGGCCTGGACCTGCTGGGCCTCGGCAAACAGGGGCCGATCAACGCCTTCCTGCCCGTCATCATGCTCTCGCTGCTCTTCGGCCTGTCCATGGACTACCAGGTGTTCCTGGTGAGCCGGATGCACGAGGAGTGGGTGCACACCAGGGACAACGCGCGGGCGGTCCGGGTCGGTCTCGCGGAGACCAGTCGGGTCATCAACTCCGCCGCCCTGATCATGGTCTGCGTCTTCCTGGCCTTCGTCCTGAGCGGCGACTCCGGGGCGGCGATGGCGGGCGTCGGTCTGGCGGCGGCGGTCGCGCTCGACGCGTTCATCCTCCGTACGGCGCTGGTGCCGGCCGCGATGCATCTACTCGGCAACTCCAACTGGTGGCTGCCGGCCGGGCTCGACAAGCGGCTGCCGCACCTGGCGGTGGAACCGGCGGAGGAGCCGGAGCCGGTGCCGGTGCCCGCGCAGGGAGGGGCGACGGCCGTCCACGGCTTCGTCCGCGACGCGGCGGGCGAACCCCTCGACGGGGCGGTGGTGACGCTGCTGTCCAAGGGCGGGCGCCAGCTGGACCGGGTGACGTCACTGGCCGACGGCTCGTACATCGTGTCGGTGCCGGCCCCGGGCACCTACCTGCTGGCGGCCACCGCACCCTCGTACACCGCCCGTGCCGGTCACGTGCTCGTGGGCGGCGAACCGCTGGTGCACGACGTGGAGTTGACGGAGGACGAGGTCGACGCCGTCAACTAG
- a CDS encoding sensor histidine kinase, which produces MGIRPPRRRHHGIHSLRGQLTLANVALLALGIVVATAVSLMGMRHYLLDQVDAQLVKTRDSLTGSQLTLHQIDSLTTLAFVRNHLTPATDGSPQPGSIFAALDDDGRALSIGGFKPTGTQRALIAAVDDPRALVRDRALHDVTVHGAAYRTTGARLADGTYVLLAASTDALHKGIAKALRLDLAVGTLLLTLLAVLTMLSVSRRLRPLEDMVETSSAIAEGDLTRRVPSSHHPTQEVEQLRLALNSMLQQVESAYRTRERSAAQLRRFVGDASHELRTPLSAIRGYLQLYDKGMLSEPAERRRAWDRMNAEADRMGRLVDELLTLARLDQRPELRFRNVDLSRLVRDAAEDLRAQQPGRPVTVGADGTLLVHADESGLRQVLGNLVANVRTHTPAEVPVRLGLERADGVVRLCVTDRGPGLAEEDAARIFDRFFRAGGGAGSGLGMAIVQGVVTAHGGDVAVRTAPGEGLAVTVTLPVR; this is translated from the coding sequence ATGGGCATCCGGCCCCCGCGGCGCCGCCACCACGGCATCCACTCGCTGCGCGGCCAGCTGACGCTCGCCAACGTGGCACTGCTGGCCCTGGGCATCGTCGTCGCGACCGCCGTCAGCCTGATGGGCATGCGGCACTATCTCCTCGACCAGGTCGACGCCCAGCTGGTCAAGACACGTGACTCGCTGACCGGTTCACAGCTCACCCTCCACCAGATCGACTCGCTGACCACACTGGCCTTCGTCCGCAACCACCTGACCCCCGCCACGGACGGCTCCCCGCAGCCCGGCTCGATCTTCGCGGCGCTGGACGACGACGGGCGGGCGCTGAGCATCGGCGGGTTCAAGCCGACCGGCACCCAGCGTGCGCTGATCGCCGCGGTGGACGACCCGCGCGCCCTCGTCCGGGACAGGGCGCTGCACGACGTCACCGTGCACGGCGCCGCCTACCGTACGACCGGGGCGCGGCTCGCCGACGGCACCTATGTGCTGCTCGCGGCCTCCACCGACGCGCTCCACAAGGGCATAGCCAAGGCCCTGCGGCTCGATCTCGCCGTGGGGACGCTGCTGTTGACGCTGCTCGCGGTGCTGACCATGCTCAGCGTGAGCCGTCGGCTGCGGCCGCTGGAGGACATGGTGGAGACGTCGTCGGCGATCGCCGAGGGCGACCTGACCCGCCGCGTGCCCTCCAGCCATCATCCGACCCAGGAGGTCGAACAGCTGCGGCTGGCCCTCAACTCCATGCTCCAGCAGGTGGAGTCGGCCTACCGGACGCGTGAGCGCAGCGCCGCCCAGCTGCGGCGGTTCGTCGGGGACGCGTCGCACGAGCTGCGCACCCCGCTGTCCGCGATCCGCGGCTACCTCCAGCTGTACGACAAGGGGATGCTGAGCGAGCCGGCCGAGCGCCGGCGGGCCTGGGACCGGATGAACGCCGAGGCCGACCGGATGGGGCGGCTGGTGGACGAGCTGCTCACCCTGGCCCGGCTCGACCAGCGGCCCGAGCTGCGGTTCAGGAACGTCGACCTGAGCCGGCTGGTACGGGACGCCGCCGAGGATCTGCGCGCCCAGCAGCCGGGACGGCCGGTGACCGTGGGCGCCGACGGCACCCTGCTGGTGCACGCCGACGAATCGGGGCTGCGCCAGGTTCTGGGCAACCTGGTGGCCAACGTCCGTACGCACACGCCGGCCGAGGTGCCGGTGCGGCTCGGTCTGGAGCGTGCGGACGGGGTCGTACGGCTGTGTGTCACGGACCGGGGTCCGGGGCTCGCCGAGGAGGACGCGGCGCGTATCTTCGACCGGTTCTTCCGGGCGGGCGGCGGTGCGGGCAGCGGACTGGGGATGGCGATCGTGCAGGGGGTGGTGACGGCTCACGGGGGTGATGTGGCGGTACGGACCGCGCCGGGCGAGGGTCTCGCCGTGACCGTGACGCTGCCGGTGCGCTGA
- a CDS encoding TetR/AcrR family transcriptional regulator yields MTVPAPTDDPGPGDASEGPDKSPDKGPAKSEQTRALILETALRLFQERGYDKTTMRAIAQEAGVSVGNAYYYFAGKEHLIQGFYDRIGAEHQVAVRPVLEREKDLEARIAGVLKAWLDVAEPYHEFAAQFFKNAADPDSPLSPFSPESTGPREESIALHRKVLAGSKAKVPEELRDVLPELMWLSQMGLVLYWVFDRTEGRERSYRLAERGARLTTRGVSLARFRVLRPLVHEVHELFTDFLPGMTKMLPDPAVKGRTE; encoded by the coding sequence ATGACCGTGCCAGCACCGACAGACGACCCCGGCCCCGGCGACGCCTCCGAGGGCCCGGACAAGAGCCCGGACAAAGGCCCCGCCAAGAGCGAGCAGACCCGCGCCCTGATCCTGGAGACGGCTCTCCGGCTGTTCCAGGAACGGGGGTACGACAAGACGACCATGCGGGCCATCGCCCAGGAGGCCGGGGTCTCGGTCGGCAACGCGTACTACTACTTCGCCGGCAAGGAGCACCTGATCCAGGGCTTCTACGACCGGATCGGCGCCGAGCACCAGGTGGCGGTCCGGCCGGTCCTGGAGCGCGAGAAGGATCTGGAGGCGCGGATCGCGGGCGTGCTGAAGGCATGGCTGGACGTGGCGGAGCCGTACCACGAGTTCGCGGCGCAGTTCTTCAAGAACGCCGCCGATCCCGATAGCCCGCTCAGCCCCTTCTCGCCCGAGTCGACGGGACCGCGCGAGGAGTCCATCGCCCTGCACCGGAAGGTGCTCGCGGGGTCGAAGGCGAAGGTCCCCGAGGAGTTGCGGGACGTCCTGCCCGAGCTCATGTGGCTGTCGCAGATGGGGCTCGTCCTGTACTGGGTCTTCGACCGCACGGAGGGACGCGAGCGCAGCTACCGGCTCGCCGAGCGCGGCGCCCGGCTCACCACCCGGGGGGTGTCGCTGGCCCGCTTCCGGGTGCTGCGACCGCTCGTCCACGAGGTGCACGAGCTGTTCACGGACTTCCTGCCGGGGATGACGAAAATGCTCCCGGACCCGGCCGTCAAGGGGCGGACCGAGTGA
- a CDS encoding TM2 domain-containing protein, translating into MTEQPQQPQQPPNQPPGYGYPHAGATPPGGPGPYGPGPQGPYQQPGPYGYAQPGGYPMGAVPPGTYTGDPNAPYGYDPYGRPYSEKSKIVAGVLQLTLGTLGIGRFYMGSVGIGVAQLLTCGGLGIWSLIDGIMLLTGSSATDSEGRVLRG; encoded by the coding sequence TTGACCGAACAGCCGCAGCAGCCGCAGCAGCCCCCGAACCAGCCGCCCGGCTACGGCTATCCGCACGCCGGCGCGACTCCGCCCGGCGGTCCCGGCCCGTACGGCCCCGGACCGCAGGGCCCCTACCAGCAGCCCGGTCCGTACGGGTACGCGCAGCCCGGCGGCTACCCGATGGGCGCCGTTCCGCCCGGCACCTACACCGGTGACCCGAACGCGCCCTACGGCTACGACCCCTACGGCCGCCCGTACTCCGAGAAGTCGAAGATCGTCGCCGGTGTCCTCCAGCTCACCCTCGGCACCCTCGGCATCGGGCGCTTCTACATGGGCAGCGTCGGCATCGGCGTCGCCCAGCTCCTCACCTGCGGGGGCCTCGGCATCTGGTCCCTGATCGACGGGATCATGCTGCTCACGGGCAGCAGCGCGACGGACTCCGAGGGCCGGGTCCTGCGTGGCTGA
- a CDS encoding TM2 domain-containing protein, which produces MTVPTPDAPFGYDPQGRPYSDKSKIVAGVLQLFLGGFGAGRFYVGSTGVALGQLFTCGGLGIWALVDAILFFTSNDRTDKQGRVLRG; this is translated from the coding sequence ATGACCGTCCCCACCCCTGACGCCCCCTTCGGTTACGACCCGCAGGGCCGTCCCTACTCCGACAAGTCCAAGATCGTCGCGGGCGTCCTCCAGCTGTTCCTGGGCGGCTTCGGCGCCGGCCGCTTCTACGTCGGCTCCACCGGCGTGGCGCTCGGCCAGCTCTTCACCTGCGGCGGCCTCGGCATCTGGGCCCTGGTCGACGCGATCCTGTTCTTCACGAGCAACGACCGCACCGACAAGCAGGGCCGCGTGCTGCGCGGCTGA
- a CDS encoding VOC family protein, producing MSDDVSHELLGLDNVLVPVGDLGAAVSFYERAGFPVAFRLDEAGIALLKVGKETPGLLLRLEDELSPRPPVWASARVWLEVRDARATADALTAAGIPPLAPVFTVATGRTVEIADPWGNVIGFTDYTKRPELARRP from the coding sequence ATGTCAGATGACGTGTCACATGAGCTGCTCGGCCTCGACAACGTACTGGTGCCGGTGGGTGACCTCGGCGCGGCGGTGAGTTTCTACGAACGGGCCGGGTTCCCGGTGGCGTTCCGGCTCGACGAGGCCGGGATCGCCCTGCTGAAGGTGGGCAAGGAGACACCGGGACTGCTGCTGCGCCTGGAGGACGAACTCAGCCCACGACCGCCGGTGTGGGCCTCGGCGCGGGTGTGGCTGGAGGTCCGGGACGCGCGCGCCACGGCCGACGCGCTGACCGCCGCCGGCATCCCGCCGCTCGCTCCCGTGTTCACGGTCGCCACCGGCAGGACCGTCGAGATCGCCGACCCCTGGGGCAACGTCATCGGCTTCACGGACTACACCAAGCGGCCCGAACTCGCGCGCCGCCCCTAG
- a CDS encoding thiol-disulfide oxidoreductase DCC family protein — protein MTPVAASPGTRDRDAARVPVRGLTVLYDAQCSLCAFLRDWLAKQPQLVPLRLVPAASDEARGLFPALDHRATLDEITVVGDSGQVYQGAAAWVVCLWALREYRALAHRLSTPTGALLARGAMLAAAKWRAGRRPTGGWGGETYRRSEGWVYEPTIGWLYNPPGCDGGACSTR, from the coding sequence GTGACCCCGGTGGCCGCCTCCCCGGGCACTCGGGACCGGGACGCCGCGCGCGTCCCGGTCCGCGGGCTCACCGTTCTGTACGACGCGCAGTGCTCGCTGTGCGCCTTCCTGCGCGACTGGCTGGCCAAGCAGCCCCAACTGGTGCCACTGCGGCTGGTGCCGGCCGCCTCCGACGAGGCCCGGGGACTCTTCCCCGCGCTCGACCACCGGGCCACCCTCGACGAGATCACCGTCGTGGGTGACTCCGGTCAGGTCTACCAGGGGGCCGCCGCCTGGGTCGTCTGCCTCTGGGCGCTGCGTGAGTACCGGGCGCTCGCGCACCGGCTGAGCACCCCGACGGGCGCCCTCCTCGCGAGGGGCGCGATGCTCGCGGCCGCCAAGTGGCGCGCGGGCCGGCGCCCCACCGGGGGATGGGGCGGGGAGACCTACCGCCGGAGCGAGGGATGGGTGTACGAGCCGACGATCGGATGGCTGTACAACCCTCCGGGCTGTGACGGCGGCGCCTGTTCCACTCGTTAG
- a CDS encoding sulfatase-like hydrolase/transferase, translating into MSFNTSSRQLPDTDETPDEARPRETRTPDAPAPTSPETTAPATPAGPAGAAAPAGADVPADSPTPTEPTGHVGATEQTAAAADSPEPVAPADSPAAAAPTDSPEPAKAVTLTGSPASGSAAGQTEPSGSPADATTAGASDSPASAAPPAPTDSPESATVTGACEPVSSPEAPEATESPADAQAPASAGSSEPAEAAGPVEAAEADRPAEVAGPAEPGTPGASAEPEASAGPGASGGDVVPGVAPVKGRWRRWRAKYPVAARVLAWTTTGLAAVLVLFALLMPNSSAGFRPGEFVRIPVEAIFGAAVLIVLPRRPRLVVAAVAGLILGVLTVLNLLDIGFTEYLGRGFNLVLDWSLFSDAYSYLQDTMGKQATLGIAVALVLLVIVLLAVMSLAVVRLAGLLSRHTATATRSTLVLGTVWIACAALGVQVTGVPVASDRTAKSVEDRTKRVQATLRDEAAFAKFAKKDAFANTPPDQLLTDLRGKDMMITFIESYGRSAIEDPVMAPGVDATLTAENQKLVKAGFAAKSGWLTSATYGGSSWLGHSTFLSGLWISNQQRYRTVTAGDHLTLTKAFKKSGGWDTVGVMPGVQKAWPESKFYGLDKVYDSHKLGYKGPKFSWSTMPDQYALTAFERLVHGKKHDKPLMSEIILTSSHQPWAPIPELVPQDQVGDGSIYDSIEKAGKKPADIITDSTKSKQEYGKSVQYSVSSLINYLVKYGDKNTVLIFLGDHQPIARVSGNHASRDVPVSIVAKDPKVLDKIADWGWTDGLQPEHNAPVWKMSSFRDRFMTAYGSTPAP; encoded by the coding sequence TTGTCGTTCAACACGAGCTCTCGACAGTTGCCGGACACGGACGAGACGCCCGACGAGGCGCGCCCGCGGGAGACCCGGACGCCGGACGCGCCCGCGCCGACGTCCCCGGAGACCACCGCCCCCGCGACGCCCGCCGGACCGGCCGGGGCAGCCGCCCCCGCCGGAGCCGACGTGCCGGCCGACTCCCCGACGCCGACGGAACCCACCGGCCACGTCGGGGCCACCGAGCAGACCGCGGCAGCCGCCGACTCCCCTGAACCGGTCGCTCCCGCCGACTCCCCCGCGGCCGCGGCCCCCACCGACTCGCCCGAGCCCGCGAAGGCCGTCACGCTCACCGGCTCCCCGGCGTCCGGTTCGGCCGCCGGGCAGACGGAACCCTCCGGCTCCCCCGCGGACGCGACCACCGCCGGGGCCTCCGACTCCCCCGCGTCTGCCGCACCCCCTGCCCCCACGGACTCCCCCGAGTCCGCCACGGTCACCGGCGCCTGCGAACCCGTCTCTTCCCCCGAGGCGCCGGAGGCCACCGAGTCGCCCGCGGACGCCCAGGCCCCTGCTTCCGCCGGCTCCTCCGAGCCCGCCGAAGCGGCCGGACCCGTCGAGGCCGCCGAAGCGGACCGACCCGCTGAGGTCGCCGGGCCCGCGGAGCCCGGCACTCCTGGTGCCTCCGCCGAACCCGAGGCCTCCGCCGGACCAGGCGCCTCCGGAGGCGACGTCGTTCCCGGGGTGGCGCCGGTCAAGGGGCGGTGGCGGCGGTGGCGGGCGAAGTACCCGGTCGCCGCGCGGGTCCTGGCCTGGACCACCACCGGCCTCGCCGCCGTGCTCGTACTGTTCGCGCTGCTCATGCCGAACAGCAGCGCCGGTTTCCGGCCCGGCGAGTTCGTGCGCATCCCGGTCGAAGCGATCTTCGGCGCGGCCGTGCTGATCGTCCTGCCCCGCAGGCCCCGGCTGGTGGTGGCGGCGGTCGCCGGACTGATACTCGGCGTGCTGACCGTCCTGAACCTCCTCGACATCGGCTTCACCGAATACCTCGGGCGGGGGTTCAACCTCGTCCTCGACTGGTCGCTCTTCTCCGACGCGTACTCCTATCTCCAGGACACGATGGGCAAGCAGGCCACGCTCGGCATCGCCGTCGCCCTCGTGCTGCTCGTGATCGTCCTGCTCGCCGTCATGTCGCTGGCGGTCGTCCGGCTCGCCGGCCTGCTGTCCCGGCACACCGCGACGGCCACCCGCTCGACCCTGGTGCTCGGCACCGTCTGGATCGCCTGCGCGGCGCTCGGCGTGCAGGTCACCGGCGTGCCGGTCGCCTCGGACCGCACGGCGAAGTCCGTCGAGGACCGCACCAAGCGGGTGCAGGCGACCCTGCGGGACGAGGCGGCGTTCGCCAAGTTCGCGAAGAAGGACGCCTTCGCGAACACCCCGCCGGACCAGCTCCTGACGGACCTGCGCGGCAAGGACATGATGATCACCTTCATCGAGAGCTACGGCCGCAGCGCGATCGAGGACCCGGTCATGGCACCGGGGGTGGACGCGACGCTCACCGCCGAGAACCAGAAGCTGGTCAAGGCCGGGTTCGCGGCGAAGAGCGGCTGGCTGACCTCGGCGACGTACGGCGGAAGCAGCTGGCTGGGACACTCCACCTTCCTGTCGGGCCTGTGGATCAGCAACCAGCAGCGGTACCGCACCGTCACCGCGGGCGACCACCTGACCCTCACCAAGGCCTTCAAGAAGTCGGGCGGCTGGGACACCGTCGGTGTCATGCCGGGCGTCCAGAAGGCCTGGCCCGAGTCCAAGTTCTACGGACTCGACAAGGTCTACGACTCCCACAAACTCGGGTACAAGGGACCGAAGTTCAGCTGGTCGACGATGCCCGACCAGTACGCCCTGACCGCGTTCGAGCGCCTGGTGCACGGCAAGAAGCACGACAAGCCCCTGATGTCGGAGATCATCCTGACCTCCAGCCATCAGCCCTGGGCTCCGATCCCCGAGCTGGTCCCGCAGGACCAGGTCGGCGACGGCTCGATCTACGACTCGATCGAGAAGGCGGGCAAGAAGCCCGCCGACATCATCACCGACTCCACCAAGTCGAAGCAGGAGTACGGCAAGTCCGTCCAGTACTCGGTGTCGAGCCTCATCAACTACCTGGTGAAGTACGGCGACAAGAACACCGTGCTGATCTTCCTCGGTGACCACCAGCCCATCGCCCGGGTCAGCGGCAACCACGCCAGCCGTGACGTGCCGGTCTCGATCGTCGCCAAGGACCCGAAGGTCCTGGACAAGATCGCCGACTGGGGGTGGACGGACGGTCTGCAGCCCGAGCACAACGCCCCGGTCTGGAAGATGAGTTCCTTCCGCGACCGCTTCATGACGGCGTACGGCTCGACTCCGGCGCCGTGA
- a CDS encoding succinate dehydrogenase iron-sulfur subunit, whose amino-acid sequence MATPTLDKADSAGQPEAGFADTPYITATFRIRRFNPEVSADAVWEDFQLEIDPKERVLDALHKIKWDQDGTLTFRRSCAHGICGSDAMRINGKNRLACKTLIKDINPEKPITVEAIKGLTVLKDLVVDMDPFFQAYRDVMPFLITKDTNEPTRERLQSAEDRERFDDTTKCILCAACTSSCPVFWNDGQYFGPAAIVNAHRFIFDSRDEAGEQRLEILNDKDGVWRCRTTFNCTDACPRGIEVTKAIQEVKRALITRRF is encoded by the coding sequence ATGGCTACCCCGACCCTCGACAAGGCGGACAGCGCCGGCCAGCCCGAGGCGGGCTTCGCCGACACGCCGTACATCACCGCCACGTTCCGCATCCGCCGCTTCAACCCCGAGGTCTCGGCGGACGCGGTCTGGGAAGACTTCCAGCTGGAGATCGACCCGAAGGAGCGTGTCCTCGACGCGCTGCACAAGATCAAGTGGGACCAGGACGGCACGCTCACGTTCCGCCGTTCCTGCGCGCACGGCATCTGCGGTTCGGACGCCATGCGGATCAACGGCAAGAACCGCCTTGCCTGCAAGACGCTGATCAAGGACATCAACCCCGAGAAGCCGATCACGGTCGAGGCCATCAAGGGCCTGACGGTGCTCAAGGACCTCGTGGTCGACATGGACCCGTTCTTCCAGGCGTACCGCGACGTGATGCCCTTCCTCATCACGAAGGACACCAACGAGCCGACGCGCGAGCGTCTGCAGAGCGCCGAGGACCGCGAGCGCTTCGACGACACCACCAAGTGCATCCTCTGCGCGGCGTGCACGTCGTCCTGCCCGGTGTTCTGGAACGACGGGCAGTACTTCGGCCCGGCCGCCATCGTGAACGCGCACCGCTTCATCTTCGACAGCCGTGACGAAGCGGGCGAGCAGCGCCTGGAGATCCTCAACGACAAGGACGGCGTGTGGCGTTGCCGCACCACGTTCAACTGCACGGACGCCTGCCCGCGCGGTATCGAGGTCACGAAGGCGATCCAGGAGGTCAAGCGCGCGCTGATCACGCGTCGCTTCTGA
- a CDS encoding response regulator transcription factor — protein sequence MTAQEGATVLVVEDEPSIADVLAIALRYHRFEVMTAGTVRRALTLAERTRPDAVLLDVMLPDGDGRALGRELRLRQPDLAVVFLTARDAPAEIVGALGFGDDYITKPFNIDEVVARITAVLRRTRHADVLPQRPPLRYGELELDETTYSVHRGERTVELTPTEYALLRFLVRNGGRIVPKEQLLRHVWQYEHPAESTVVETYISYLRRKLEPLGPPVIQTRRGVGYGLA from the coding sequence ATGACCGCTCAAGAGGGGGCCACCGTCCTCGTCGTCGAGGACGAGCCGAGCATCGCTGACGTCCTGGCCATCGCCCTGCGCTACCACCGCTTCGAGGTCATGACCGCGGGTACCGTCCGCCGCGCGCTCACGCTGGCCGAGCGCACCCGGCCCGACGCGGTCCTGCTCGACGTGATGCTGCCGGACGGCGACGGCCGGGCCCTCGGCCGTGAACTGCGCCTGCGGCAACCGGACCTGGCGGTCGTCTTCCTCACCGCCCGGGACGCGCCCGCGGAGATCGTGGGCGCGCTCGGCTTCGGCGACGACTACATCACCAAGCCGTTCAACATCGACGAGGTCGTCGCCCGTATCACCGCCGTCCTGCGCCGCACCCGGCACGCCGACGTCCTGCCGCAGCGCCCGCCGCTGCGCTACGGCGAACTGGAACTGGACGAGACGACGTACTCCGTGCACCGCGGCGAGCGGACCGTGGAACTCACCCCGACCGAGTACGCGCTGCTGCGCTTCCTGGTCCGCAACGGCGGCCGGATCGTGCCCAAGGAACAACTCCTGCGGCACGTGTGGCAGTACGAGCATCCGGCCGAGTCGACCGTCGTGGAGACCTACATCAGCTATCTGCGGCGCAAGCTCGAACCGCTCGGACCGCCGGTCATCCAGACCCGGCGGGGAGTCGGGTACGGGCTCGCATGA